In one Pseudomonadales bacterium genomic region, the following are encoded:
- a CDS encoding GNAT family N-acetyltransferase, translating to MIRRYEPADQIAVADLWHRAGVAEYTYLPTWQAFSVQEARRVFRDVIAARCEIWIYVSAGAGCGTVSGYLALDGDYLDRLYVDPGHQRRGVGSALLAHAKRLCPTGIRLHTHQANHRARAFYERNGFVVAGFGISPAPESAPDVAYLWRPESPE from the coding sequence TTGATTCGCCGCTATGAACCCGCCGATCAGATTGCGGTCGCCGACCTCTGGCATCGTGCCGGGGTCGCCGAGTACACCTACCTGCCCACCTGGCAGGCGTTTTCTGTGCAGGAAGCGCGCCGCGTGTTCCGGGACGTCATCGCTGCGCGCTGTGAGATCTGGATATACGTCAGCGCCGGAGCGGGATGCGGTACGGTGTCCGGCTACCTGGCTCTTGACGGCGATTACCTGGACCGGCTCTATGTGGACCCCGGGCATCAGCGCAGGGGTGTTGGCAGCGCGCTGCTTGCACATGCGAAGCGGCTGTGCCCGACCGGGATCAGGCTGCACACGCACCAGGCCAATCATCGGGCACGCGCCTTTTATGAGAGAAATGGCTTTGTCGTCGCCGGCTTCGGCATCAGTCCGGCTCCGGAGTCGGCGCCGGATGTGGCGTACCTGTGGCGTCCTGAGTCACCGGAGTGA
- a CDS encoding alpha/beta hydrolase, which produces MKILKKLVIGLIILLIGLALSGATYQWLAERSDRQNFPAPGSLYSIDGLQLHLDCRGTGSPVVILEAGLTSGSLSWDLVHDPIAVFTRVCAYDRPGLDWSEPMDHPAGAEEVADRLHRLLNAAEVSGPRILVGMSAGGVYVREFYRRHPDNVVGMILVDSSHEQQGMRLPQPEGEQTFRRMLALCTWLQPLGVVRAFNVLDGQLSQYEIPADLRARLSARMNQSHTCAVIQDETTGFATEVRDMEPPASLGSLPLVVLSQGKKPEANEQFGITEAFAIAQFAQWQIMQQELVALSSNSRHLVAERSGHVIQFEQPELVIQAVATMVTALRSH; this is translated from the coding sequence ATGAAAATACTGAAAAAACTGGTGATCGGACTGATCATCCTGCTCATCGGACTCGCCCTGTCCGGAGCCACCTACCAGTGGCTTGCCGAGCGCTCGGATCGGCAGAACTTTCCGGCCCCCGGCAGCCTCTACAGCATCGATGGTCTGCAGCTGCATCTCGATTGCCGGGGTACCGGCAGCCCGGTGGTGATCCTCGAAGCCGGTCTCACCTCCGGTTCCCTGTCCTGGGACCTGGTGCACGACCCGATCGCCGTTTTCACCCGGGTATGCGCCTACGATCGTCCGGGGCTCGACTGGAGCGAGCCGATGGATCACCCGGCCGGGGCCGAGGAAGTCGCCGATCGCCTGCACAGACTGCTGAATGCAGCAGAGGTTTCCGGCCCGCGCATTCTCGTCGGAATGTCCGCCGGCGGCGTCTATGTGCGCGAGTTCTATCGACGACACCCGGACAATGTCGTGGGGATGATTCTGGTCGACTCCTCACACGAGCAGCAGGGCATGCGTCTGCCCCAGCCGGAAGGCGAGCAGACTTTCCGCCGCATGCTGGCGCTGTGCACCTGGCTGCAGCCTCTGGGTGTGGTGCGCGCATTCAATGTCCTCGACGGCCAGCTCAGTCAGTATGAAATTCCCGCCGATCTGCGCGCAAGGTTGAGTGCCCGCATGAACCAGTCACACACCTGTGCGGTCATTCAGGATGAAACCACCGGTTTCGCCACGGAGGTACGCGACATGGAACCGCCTGCTTCTCTCGGAAGCCTCCCGCTCGTCGTGCTTTCTCAGGGAAAGAAACCCGAAGCCAACGAGCAGTTCGGAATCACCGAAGCGTTCGCCATCGCCCAGTTCGCGCAGTGGCAGATAATGCAGCAGGAACTTGTGGCCCTCTCCTCGAACAGCAGGCACCTGGTAGCGGAAAGGAGCGGGCATGTAATTCAGTTCGAACAGCCGGAGCTGGTAATCCAGGCGGTCGCGACCATGGTGACCGCGCTTCGTTCGCACTGA
- a CDS encoding phytanoyl-CoA dioxygenase family protein — protein MTALRTLPASARTEEILKVIRTDGALILKDVLDAAELEQLQQEVQPYMDATNNGADDFAGRQTTRTGALVARSAMCRNMVLNATVLESAKEFLDPFCLRFQLHLTQIIRIRPGQGAQPIHRDRWAWGKYLKGIEPQFNTIWALTDFTRENGATRVVPGSIAWPDDRKAKPDEICQAEMSAGSVLLYTGSVFHSGGENHSDADRIGVNITYSLGWLRQEENQYLSCPPEVAREFPPQLQDLLGYTIGSYALGYYTPPLPPGEGPECVGPEHAVGRGRRNALGDPEMLQAVIES, from the coding sequence ATGACCGCACTGAGGACGCTGCCGGCAAGTGCCCGCACGGAGGAAATTCTTAAGGTGATCCGCACCGATGGTGCGCTGATCCTGAAAGACGTACTCGATGCTGCTGAGCTCGAGCAGCTGCAGCAGGAAGTGCAGCCATATATGGATGCCACGAACAACGGCGCTGATGATTTCGCCGGGCGGCAGACGACCCGCACCGGGGCGCTGGTGGCGCGTTCGGCCATGTGTCGTAACATGGTTCTGAACGCCACAGTGCTTGAATCGGCGAAGGAGTTTCTGGATCCGTTCTGCCTGCGCTTTCAGCTGCATCTCACCCAGATCATCCGTATCCGTCCGGGTCAGGGTGCGCAGCCCATACACCGGGATCGATGGGCCTGGGGAAAATACCTGAAAGGCATAGAGCCGCAGTTCAACACGATCTGGGCGCTCACCGATTTCACCAGGGAAAATGGTGCAACCCGGGTGGTGCCCGGGAGTATTGCATGGCCCGACGACCGCAAGGCCAAACCCGATGAAATCTGTCAGGCTGAGATGTCTGCGGGCAGCGTCCTCCTCTATACCGGCTCCGTGTTCCACAGCGGCGGCGAAAACCACTCGGATGCCGATCGGATCGGCGTAAATATCACCTACTCGCTCGGCTGGCTGCGGCAGGAGGAAAACCAGTACCTGTCCTGCCCGCCGGAAGTCGCGCGGGAGTTTCCACCCCAGCTGCAGGATCTGCTCGGCTACACCATCGGCAGTTATGCGCTGGGTTACTACACGCCGCCGCTGCCGCCGGGCGAGGGGCCGGAATGTGTCGGTCCGGAGCACGCGGTGGGTCGCGGCAGGCGGAACGCGCTGGGGGACCCTGAGATGCTGCAGGCGGTGATCGAGAGCTGA
- a CDS encoding carboxylesterase/lipase family protein gives MTVVETTSGPIEGRDKEGTLLFAGVPYAAPPVGELRFRAAQPPTPWREVRAAKRFGAAAPQIPAGGLTSSAAVRWDEDCLTLNITTPALDDARRPVLFWIHGGAYRTGQGAIPWYNGARFARNGDIVVVSINYRLGALGFTDLSGFGAGFETSGVNGLLDQIVALEWVRDNIARFGGDPAKVCIAGESAGGFAVSTLLASPRAKNLFRAAIPQSGAASQTLPKAAGELCAEKLMAALGARDTDALMKADVQSILEATDRVIAEIGDGPRLIDAFGVPVSAFYPVRGNAVVPGDPLEALRAGAGRDIPLLTGTNRDETTLWGYGEVTGERLKRVAEGYGAGKTLATYQRTRPGASPEDLMIALTTDQLFRIPAIRMLEARIEADTKSAAEQPSRNWMYLFSWASRAFEGRLGATHALEIPFVFDNLDRAGVDVFIGPGEKPQKVADAMHRAWTGFIRDLDPGWARYDTTNRITMCFDDTSTPIADPDGEERQAWEGI, from the coding sequence ATGACTGTCGTGGAAACCACCAGTGGTCCGATCGAGGGCCGGGACAAGGAGGGCACCCTGCTCTTTGCCGGAGTGCCCTATGCTGCGCCGCCGGTTGGCGAGCTGCGCTTCCGGGCGGCGCAACCCCCCACCCCCTGGCGGGAAGTGCGCGCGGCCAAACGCTTCGGCGCCGCGGCGCCCCAGATACCGGCCGGTGGCCTGACCAGCAGCGCGGCCGTGCGCTGGGACGAAGACTGTCTCACTCTGAATATCACCACCCCGGCCCTCGATGATGCCCGCCGCCCGGTACTGTTCTGGATTCACGGTGGCGCGTACCGGACCGGTCAGGGTGCCATTCCCTGGTACAACGGTGCGCGCTTCGCGCGTAACGGTGACATCGTGGTGGTGAGCATCAACTATCGTCTTGGCGCGCTGGGTTTCACGGATCTCTCCGGGTTCGGCGCCGGCTTCGAGACCTCCGGTGTGAACGGGCTGCTCGATCAGATCGTGGCGCTGGAGTGGGTGCGGGACAACATTGCCCGCTTCGGTGGCGATCCGGCGAAGGTGTGCATCGCGGGTGAATCCGCCGGTGGCTTCGCCGTGTCCACACTGCTCGCAAGCCCGCGTGCGAAGAATCTGTTCAGAGCAGCGATTCCCCAGAGCGGTGCGGCTTCCCAGACTCTGCCGAAGGCGGCGGGTGAACTCTGTGCGGAAAAACTGATGGCCGCCCTGGGGGCGCGGGATACGGATGCCCTGATGAAGGCCGATGTGCAGTCGATTCTCGAGGCCACTGATCGGGTGATTGCCGAAATTGGCGACGGACCGAGATTGATCGACGCCTTCGGGGTTCCGGTGTCGGCTTTCTATCCCGTGCGGGGCAACGCCGTGGTGCCCGGGGATCCTCTGGAAGCGCTGCGCGCCGGCGCAGGCAGAGACATTCCGCTGCTCACGGGCACCAACCGGGACGAAACCACCCTGTGGGGGTACGGTGAGGTGACCGGGGAGCGCCTCAAGCGCGTGGCGGAAGGCTATGGGGCCGGTAAGACGCTGGCAACCTACCAGCGCACGCGCCCCGGTGCGAGCCCGGAGGATCTGATGATCGCCCTGACCACAGATCAGTTGTTCCGGATCCCGGCGATCCGCATGCTCGAGGCCAGAATCGAGGCGGACACGAAATCGGCTGCCGAGCAGCCAAGCCGCAACTGGATGTATCTGTTCAGCTGGGCCTCCCGGGCCTTCGAAGGAAGACTGGGGGCAACCCACGCGCTGGAAATTCCCTTCGTCTTCGACAATCTGGACAGGGCGGGGGTAGATGTCTTCATTGGTCCCGGTGAAAAACCGCAGAAGGTGGCGGATGCCATGCACCGTGCCTGGACGGGATTCATACGGGATCTGGATCCGGGATGGGCGCGGTACGATACGACGAACCGCATCACCATGTGCTTCGATGACACTTCGACACCAATCGCCGATCCGGATGGGGAAGAACGGCAGGCCTGGGAGGGCATCTGA
- a CDS encoding c-type cytochrome has product MNSDRRRHRSSVLLCLLAVALLTSGCSRAPDPVTDLQDVSLDAAVLAATVSETADEESRAVQADETNLMRQWARNCALCHVRGEGGAPRIGDVDNWRDRVAQGEGVLLTHTIEGLNNMPPLGYCMDCESADFAALIRFMAGAALSPATRHEEAQDT; this is encoded by the coding sequence ATGAACTCAGACCGTCGCCGCCACCGATCGAGCGTACTGTTGTGCCTGCTTGCCGTCGCACTGCTCACGAGCGGCTGCAGCAGAGCGCCCGATCCGGTCACCGATCTGCAGGACGTGTCGCTGGACGCTGCGGTACTTGCCGCCACAGTGAGTGAAACGGCGGATGAAGAATCCCGCGCGGTGCAGGCTGATGAAACCAACCTCATGCGGCAATGGGCACGTAACTGCGCGCTCTGCCACGTGCGGGGCGAAGGCGGCGCACCTCGCATCGGCGATGTCGACAACTGGCGTGACCGGGTCGCCCAGGGTGAAGGTGTGCTGCTCACACACACCATCGAAGGGCTCAACAACATGCCGCCTCTGGGCTACTGCATGGACTGCGAATCCGCAGATTTTGCAGCCCTGATCCGATTCATGGCGGGTGCGGCGCTCTCCCCAGCGACGCGTCATGAGGAGGCACAAGACACATGA
- a CDS encoding D-arabinono-1,4-lactone oxidase, which translates to MISRRKFLAAGVLAGVYGSVQAAGAGSASSSLPWRNWSGGLLAHPAGRFAPDSEAALSDWLRSSSGPVRPVGAGHSFTPLVPTDGHLIVVDKLSGLISHEPGSLRATFGAGTRLSELGPALETIGQAPLILPDIDRQTLAGAISTGTHGTGVNLHSLSGNVTRLRFVTSAGRVVEVTEEEDGDLFRAACVSVGALGIITEVEMQNRSAYRLKARNWAQRTEEVLEDFEASAARHRHFEMFPLTHSDYALVLAIDETDEPVNNPPLSPEEEAAFGEAMRGWMQIPPEQRRPLINGLGEQIEPSETIDASYRILSNVRSNRFNEMEYAVPREVGAACVREVLATIAERKVDVVFPLEYRYVKGDDLWLSMDEGGDRAAISVHRTASADYRPLFETVEPIFWKYGGRPHWGKVHSLGHAELSRLYPRFRDFCALRAELDPDGRLLNDHLRKLFLA; encoded by the coding sequence ATGATTTCGCGCCGGAAATTTCTCGCGGCCGGTGTCCTGGCGGGTGTCTACGGTTCGGTTCAGGCCGCCGGCGCCGGTTCCGCATCGAGCTCCTTACCCTGGCGGAACTGGTCCGGCGGACTGCTCGCACATCCTGCCGGACGTTTCGCACCGGACTCGGAAGCAGCGCTCAGTGATTGGCTGCGCAGTTCGTCGGGCCCTGTCCGACCGGTGGGTGCAGGACACTCCTTCACACCGCTGGTACCGACAGACGGTCACCTGATCGTCGTGGACAAACTGTCCGGGCTGATTTCACACGAACCCGGCTCACTGCGTGCCACCTTCGGCGCCGGTACCCGCCTGAGTGAGCTGGGACCCGCGCTCGAGACCATCGGCCAGGCTCCCCTGATCCTGCCGGACATTGATCGACAGACCCTCGCCGGCGCCATCTCAACCGGCACCCATGGCACCGGGGTCAATCTGCATTCCCTTTCCGGCAACGTCACCCGGCTGCGCTTCGTGACCAGCGCCGGACGGGTAGTGGAAGTCACCGAAGAGGAGGATGGGGACCTGTTCCGCGCCGCCTGTGTCAGCGTGGGTGCCCTGGGCATCATCACCGAAGTCGAGATGCAGAACCGCAGCGCTTATCGCCTCAAAGCCCGCAACTGGGCTCAGCGCACCGAGGAGGTGCTGGAGGACTTCGAAGCCTCAGCAGCCCGGCACCGGCACTTCGAAATGTTCCCCCTCACCCACTCCGACTATGCGCTGGTGCTCGCAATCGATGAAACCGACGAGCCGGTCAACAACCCGCCACTGTCCCCGGAAGAAGAAGCCGCCTTCGGTGAGGCCATGCGCGGCTGGATGCAGATTCCACCTGAGCAGCGCCGGCCATTGATCAACGGTCTGGGCGAGCAGATCGAGCCGTCCGAAACCATCGACGCCTCCTATCGCATCCTCTCAAACGTACGCAGCAACCGGTTCAACGAGATGGAATACGCGGTGCCTCGGGAAGTCGGCGCCGCCTGTGTGCGGGAAGTACTGGCAACGATCGCCGAGCGGAAGGTCGACGTGGTCTTCCCCCTCGAATACCGCTATGTGAAGGGCGACGACCTCTGGCTGTCGATGGACGAAGGTGGCGACCGCGCGGCGATTTCCGTACACCGTACGGCGAGCGCCGACTATCGTCCCCTGTTCGAGACCGTGGAGCCCATCTTCTGGAAATACGGTGGCCGACCCCACTGGGGTAAGGTCCACAGCCTCGGCCACGCGGAACTGTCGCGCCTGTATCCGCGGTTCCGGGATTTCTGTGCGCTGCGCGCGGAACTCGACCCGGACGGCCGACTCCTCAACGACCACCTGCGCAAGCTCTTTCTCGCATGA
- a CDS encoding DSD1 family PLP-dependent enzyme, which yields MKRRTFLGAASGAAVAAAAGATLLWKPSDAGVPHNAYFSALNDLLKRDGPGRPVMLIDLDRLNHNIDVLSRSVGAGKTWRVVVKSLPSIPLLRHIMERAGTRALMVFHQPFLNEVAEALPHTDVLLGKPMPVAAAKTFYRRFEQIAESSEFNPATRLQWLIDSRERLEEYQALARTLGVKMRINIEIDVGLHRGGLPEPSAIDALLSIIAADPGHLEFAGLMGYEPHLTGLGAGLEHPAVQQVVSVYRAFIDRLRARDIDPAGLTLNGAGSHTLAIYENDTTMNDLSAGSGVVKPTDFDTFHLKDNLPAAFIATPVLKRYDHLHVAGDPWFAGLLEWWDPNMRRVHYIYGGYWKARYVSPAGIPDPLFHSTNQEPFTTSESVDLAVGDYAFLRPTQSERVMTQFEDLLVVREGVITDRWPVLG from the coding sequence ATGAAGCGGCGGACTTTTCTCGGCGCCGCTTCGGGTGCAGCTGTCGCCGCAGCGGCCGGTGCCACCCTGCTGTGGAAACCTTCCGATGCGGGCGTACCCCACAATGCCTATTTTTCAGCCCTCAACGACCTGCTGAAACGGGACGGCCCTGGTCGGCCGGTGATGCTGATCGATCTCGACCGCTTGAATCACAACATCGATGTGCTCAGTCGCTCGGTCGGTGCCGGTAAAACATGGCGGGTGGTCGTGAAATCATTGCCGAGCATTCCGCTGCTGCGCCATATCATGGAGCGTGCCGGGACTCGCGCCCTGATGGTTTTCCATCAGCCCTTTCTCAATGAAGTCGCAGAAGCGCTGCCACACACTGATGTGCTCCTCGGCAAGCCCATGCCGGTTGCTGCAGCGAAGACCTTCTACCGCAGATTTGAGCAGATTGCCGAATCCTCCGAATTTAATCCGGCCACCCGGCTGCAGTGGCTCATCGACTCCCGGGAGCGCCTTGAAGAATACCAGGCACTGGCCCGCACCCTCGGTGTGAAAATGCGGATCAACATTGAGATCGATGTGGGGCTGCACCGCGGCGGGCTTCCCGAACCCTCAGCAATCGATGCGCTGCTGAGTATCATCGCCGCGGACCCCGGGCATCTGGAGTTTGCCGGACTCATGGGCTACGAACCCCATCTCACCGGTCTCGGTGCCGGCCTGGAACATCCGGCAGTGCAGCAGGTGGTCAGCGTGTACCGGGCGTTCATCGACCGCCTGCGAGCCCGGGACATCGATCCCGCCGGCCTGACCCTCAACGGGGCAGGCAGTCATACCCTGGCCATTTATGAAAACGACACGACCATGAACGATCTCTCCGCGGGATCCGGCGTGGTCAAGCCGACAGACTTCGATACCTTTCATCTCAAGGACAATCTGCCTGCGGCGTTCATTGCCACACCGGTGCTGAAACGCTACGACCACCTGCACGTCGCCGGAGACCCCTGGTTTGCCGGTCTGCTCGAATGGTGGGACCCGAACATGCGGCGGGTGCACTATATCTACGGCGGGTACTGGAAGGCGCGCTACGTCTCGCCAGCCGGAATCCCCGATCCCCTGTTTCACAGCACCAACCAGGAACCCTTCACCACGTCCGAATCCGTGGACCTGGCTGTCGGCGACTACGCCTTTCTGCGCCCGACCCAGAGTGAGCGGGTAATGACCCAGTTCGAAGATCTGCTGGTGGTGCGGGAAGGAGTGATCACTGATCGGTGGCCCGTGCTGGGTTGA
- a CDS encoding peptidylprolyl isomerase, which translates to MSERLTAEKNRVVRFHYELRDAAGRAIEDSRSGDPATVLIGHRNLMPGLEEALTNRGAGDQFEVTLQPEQAFGARRPDWIQRVPKKHIANAARLKPGMQTRLNTEQGARTVTVVKVGNKVVDVDLNHPLAGEEVTFAIELLDVREASREEITHGHVHGAGGHHH; encoded by the coding sequence ATGAGCGAACGCCTGACAGCGGAAAAAAACCGGGTAGTACGTTTTCACTACGAGCTGCGTGATGCAGCCGGTCGGGCGATCGAGGACAGCAGGAGCGGTGATCCGGCAACGGTTCTGATCGGGCATCGCAATCTGATGCCCGGACTGGAGGAGGCGCTGACCAACCGGGGTGCTGGAGACCAGTTCGAGGTGACGCTGCAGCCCGAGCAGGCTTTCGGTGCCCGTCGACCCGACTGGATTCAGCGTGTACCCAAGAAACATATTGCCAATGCAGCGCGACTGAAGCCGGGCATGCAGACCCGACTCAACACGGAACAGGGCGCGCGTACCGTTACTGTGGTCAAGGTCGGCAACAAGGTTGTGGATGTAGACCTGAACCACCCGCTTGCAGGTGAAGAGGTGACCTTTGCGATCGAACTGCTGGACGTGCGCGAAGCCTCACGGGAGGAGATCACACACGGCCACGTGCACGGCGCGGGTGGCCATCATCACTGA